From Theileria annulata chromosome 1, complete sequence, *** SEQUENCING IN PROGRESS ***, one genomic window encodes:
- a CDS encoding uncharacterized protein (SMART 4 transmembrane domains at aa 416-438, 473-495, 560-582 and 592-614;~5 probable transmembrane helices predicted for TA16615 by TMHMM2.0 at aa 20-39, 416-438, 473-495, 560-582 and 592-614): MEQITQPEQQPNRNNRQTNWIIQLIFQLIILRVIFSLFSNYKKNSPLNQTEVLKTFKNYLKPDELFDVYGVITNDIRIDLENIEPSQIVYRNENKSYFYKRNAPFEPFNLKYKPSQKFLKDKHDKLFLTVFIIPHKAYQHKHAEFNKSTFKEGMEGHYILKTVPLTRYKKNVKQSAVSLMNSETSVEKVRGDEEVKYWVPRVDVNLVYDDKEHLQVKNDPYFDTFTKYYEYHLYDPVLYLSQFWVLEEHLVPILVDSDSVNNGKTERYNPAKVFKEIEYEKNLFLNSFVTDPNLSPSNNLQQINSLFNNTVNTLNSGDSVKDTDKIDVEEEMKKLNMAVDDVDRGLIEGVVDNGLVKKEHESLISDVVELDILINFSICSPMYYMFMSQMNVNKNILGIDNTKELDTIKKMLLNTSPYYLVFSFVFILLHSIFSMFAFKNDIQFWINNKSMEGLSTITLVINLVSEVSIPNLTSYFRELGFINTSYIIIIALYVYDDENRSYMILFEILLNIFSSFWKLTKAIKVKFHPFYPFITISHTTNRNKIHVDVINTLRNSLEYTNFSYIYIYIPYWGIITSRGIHILSQFWLDQSILLVMNYFTVYLFSYTKLYDLGFIMMTPQLYINYRLKSVEHLPWRALIYRSLNTFVDDVASFLIDMPMLHRLSCFRDDIIFFCYLYQRWKYKVDPNRTIHKTNDTNAIENTPNTTDNGGNTVDDGNKTQELADNNVKDNNEGSDEKELESVRRRN; encoded by the exons atggaaCAAATTACACAGCCCGAACAACAGCCCAATCGCAATAACAGACAAACCA ATTGGATTATACAGTTGATATTTCAGTTAATAATACTGCGTGTGATCTTTTCGTTGTTTTCGAATTATAAGAAGAACTCGCCACTAAACCAAACTGAAGTACTCAAAACATTCAAAAATTACCTCAAACCAGATGAACTCTTC GATGTGTATGGAGTTATAACGAATGATATAAGGATAGATTTGGAAAATATTGAGCCAAGCCAGATTGTGTATAGGAACGAGAATAAATCGTATTTTTACAAGAGAAACGCACCTTTCGAGCCGTTTAACCTCAAATACAAACCCTCGCAGAAATTTCTTAAAGATAAACATGATAAACTATTCCTCACAGTCTTTATTATTCCTCATAAAGCCTATCAACACAAACAT GCTGAATTCAATAAAAGCACTTTTAAAGAAGGCATGGAAGGacattatatattgaaaACAGTGCCGTTGACAAGGTATAAAAAGAATGTAAAACAGTCGGCAGTGAGTTTGATGAATTCGGAAACGAGTGTGGAAAAGGTTAGAGGAGATGAAGAAGTTAAGTACTGGGTTCCGAGAGTTGATGTGAACTTAGTCTATGACGATAAGGAGCATTTGCAGGTGAAAAATGATCCATACTTTGATACATTCACTAAATATTACGAATATCATCTGTATGACCCTGTGTTATACCTGTCACAATTTTGGGTATTGGAGGAACATTTGGTGCCAATACTCGTAGATAGTGACAGTGTGAATAATGGTAAAACTGAAAGATATAACCCTGCAAAAGTGTTTAAAGAAATAGAGTATGAAAAGAATTTATTTCTCAATAGTTTTGTAACTGATCCTAATCTTTCCCCTTCCAATAATCTGCAACAAATCAATTCACTCTTTAATAACACTGTAAATACTCTAAATAGTGGTGATAGTGTTAAGGATACTGATAAGATTGATGTGGAAGAggaaatgaaaaaattaaatatggCTGTAGATGATGTTGATCGTGGATTAATTGAGGGTGTAGTAGATAATGGACTGGTCAAAAAAGAACATGAAAGTTTAATTAGTGATGTTGTGGAGTTGgatattttgataaattttagtatatGCTCGCCAATGTATTATATGTTTATGAGCCAAATGAATGTAAATAAGAATATCTTGGGAATTGATAACACTAAAGAATTGGATACCATCAAGAAAATGTTATTGAATACCTCACCctattatttagttttttcatttgttttcatattattacattCGATCTTCTCAATGTTTGCTTTTAAAAACG ATATACAATTTTGGATAAACAATAAATCAATGGAAGGATTGTCGACAATAACTTTAGTAATAAACTTGGTTTCAGAGGTTAGTATTCCAAATCTTACCAGCTACTTTAGAGAATTAGGATTTATTAACACTAGCTATATA ATAATAATCGCGTTGTACGTGTACGATGATGAGAACCGCTCGTACATGATTCTGTTTGAGATTCTCTTGAACATCTTCTCATCGTTCTGGAAACTCACCAAGGCAATCAAGGTCAAATTCCACCCATTTTACCCTTTCATCACCATCTCACACACAACA AATCGCAATAAAATACATGTCGATGTTATTAACACCCTGCGTAACTCATTAGAATATACcaattttagttatatatatatatatattccaTATTGGGGGATAAt CACAAGTCGTGgtattcatattttatcTCAGTTTTGGCTGGATCAGTCTATACTTTTGGTAATGAATTA TTTTAcagtttatttatttagttatactaaattatatgatttag GATTTATAATGATGACACCTCAATTGTACATAAACTACAGACTAAAGTCTGTTGAGCATCTCCCTTGGAGAGCACTTATCTACAG ATCACTGAATACTTTTGTGGACGATGTGGCGTCATTCTTAATTGATATGCCAATGCTTCATAGGTTGTCCTGTTTCAGAGACGACATCATCTTCTTCTGCTATCTCTACCAGAGATGGAAATATAAAGTCGATCCAAACAGAACAATACATAAAACAAATGATACTAATGCTATAGAAAATACTCCTAACACGACTGATAATGGTGGTAACACCGTTGATGATGGTAACAAGACCCAAGAGTTGGCtgataataatgtaaaGGATAATAATGAAGGATCGGATGAAAAGGAGTTGGAAAGTGTaagaagaagaaattaa
- a CDS encoding aspartyl aminopeptidase, putative (Tap821d03.p1c.C.cand.11 - score = 15.88;~SMART pfam:Peptidase_M18 (PF02127) at aa 21-475, E()=6.60e-115; pfam:Peptidase_M42 (PF05343) at aa 170-470, E()=6.30e-02), with translation MSLNSCKLKEAQVLARKFVDFLNATGSPFHTVKQLSLYLTNHLPIKHLNELRCVTEQFFSENWKLENGQSYYVTNNNGTMMAFNIGKKFDPSKGGLILVCSHTDSPCLKLDFKCHVNNKGFNQLSVTTYGGGLWHTWMDRDLGLAGKVVVKSNGKLEEKLLHVQKPLILLPNLAIHLQNSTEREALKLNKDNHLKPLISTEVVHNLNSTQTEPLLKLVSSYHSLAIHLYYIVNIITVIAICFSELKCEVEDLVDFELCLMDSNPSCLSGVYEEFVSSGRLDNLGSCFGSISAFTDFVLNQGEDNDAVVVTVSYNYEEIGSSLSYGADSNVTFLWLEKLFGALGCSLMETRDRALVVSADMTHGVHPNYSEKHISTHSPAFHAGVVLKWNVNGRYATETHSSSLLRTAAASAGVPLQEFRVGNETPCGSTVGPILGSRLCVPVADVGFPQLAMHSCREMCSTVDLLNFKLLLQVLLFMV, from the exons ATGAGTCTAAATAGTTGTAAATTAAAGGAAGCTCAAGTTTTGGCGCGGAAGTTCGTCGACTTCCTAAACGCCACGGGCTCTCCTTTCCACACAGTCAAACAACTCTCTCTTTACCTTACCAACCATCTTCCCATCAAACACCTCAATGAATT AAGATGTGTAACTGAGCAATTTTTTAGTGAGAATTGGAAATTGGAAAATGGACAAAGTTATTACgttactaataataatggcACTATGATGGCCTTCAATATAG GTAAGAAATTTGATCCGAGCAAGGGTGGATTGATACTGGTTTGTTCTCATACTGATTCTCCTTGCCTTAAGTTGGATTTTAAGTGTCATGTTAACAATAAAGGTTTTAATCAG TTATCAGTAACAACGTATGGTGGAGGGTTGTGGCATACTTGGATGGACCGTGATTTAGGTTTAGCTGGAAAAGTTGTAGTCAAGTCTAACG GCAAACTAGAAGAAAAGTTATTACATGTCCAAAAACCCTTGATTTTATTACCAAATCTAGCAATTCATCTACAAAACTCAACTGAACGAGAAGCACTTAAACTTAACAAG GATAATCATTTGAAGCCGTTAATTAGCACTGAAGTTGTACATAATCTTAACTCAACACAAACTGAACCACTTCTCAAACTCGTCTCATCGTATCACTCTCTAGCCATAcatttatactatatagttaatattataactGTCATTGCAATATGTTTTAGTGAATTGAAATGTGAAGTTGAGGACTTGGTTGATTTTGAGTTGTGTTTGATGGACTCGAACCCCTCTTGTTTGTCTGGTGTTTACGAGGAATTCGTTTCCAGTGGTCGACTCGATAATCTTGGATCTTGTTTTGGATCTATTTCTGCCTTCACTGACTTTGTCCTTAATCAAG GAGAGGATAACGACGCTGTGGTAGTGACTGTGAGTTACAATTATGAAGAAATTGGTTCATCATTAAGTTACGGCGCAGATTCTAACGTGACGTTTCTATGGCTGGAGAAGCTTTTTGGAGCTCTGGGCTGTTCATTGATGGAAACGCGGGACAGAGCGTTGGTGGTTAGCGCTGACATGACTCACGGAGTTCACCCTAACTACTCAGAGAAACACATCTCAACTCACTCGCCAGCGTTTCACGCCGGAGTTGTTCTCAAGTGGAACGTCAACGGCCGCTACGCCACAGAAACTCATTCATCTTCTCTACTGCGCACAGCTGCTGCTTCTGCTGGAGTTCCCTTGCAGGAGTTTAGGGTCGGGAACGAGACACCTTGCGGCAGCACTGTAGGTCCAATTCTTGGTTCTCGTCTCTGTGTTCCAGTGGCTGACGTTGGTTTTCCCCAACTGGCAATGCATTCATGCCGTGAAATGTGTAGCACCGTCGATTTACTAAACTTTAAACTTTTATTACAGGTTCTTTTATTTATGGTTTAA
- a CDS encoding Tpr-related protein family member, putative (Tap821d03.p1c.cand.101 - score = 30.82;~SMART 1 transmembrane domain at aa 324-346;~1 probable transmembrane helix predicted for TA16605 by TMHMM2.0 at aa 324-346): MAKPCPSCQSKKEASENYSGDACGLLMSAYVLAGLAMMLNIRLSYSSAPYALIRFRLPENLFSVFVRRMASALELWCLPSMLLGNIMDLIQKLFDGGAELRAIKVKATKLQEKAGELKSAPGLSGAGEVSAAAGTLAGKAGTLNSEASQIKGGDLDVLKTDATALASAAGSSGLQQKASELVSQSTDTGKAISVIDAFGKVKAAYTTLSAAAKEKEKEDDGKVTAVDSAWGNVNTELEKLCKALIKQYADEVGSKAGALQSSPSVGTAQKFKEAYDEFGKVYNAIPDENAKTAVQTEWNDLKGVISGEMKWWKFYWITAPSIVTQWLNFLTYVILLIIFFTVVIGLEKIPSQMPNRCSPTIYKIDYPCSTI, encoded by the coding sequence ATGGCAAAACCGTGTCCTTCATGTCAAAGTAAAAAGGAAGCCAGTGAGAATTATAGTGGTGACGCCTGTGGGTTACTTATGTCAGCCTATGTTCTTGCTGGACTTGCTATGATGCTTAATATTAGGTTGTCGTATAGTTCTGCTCCATATGCACTCATTAGATTTAGGTTACCCGAGAATCTATTCAGTGTTTTTGTAAGAAGAATGGCTAGTGCTTTGGAGCTATGGTGTTTACCAAGCATGCTATTGGGTAACATAATGGACCTAATTCAGAAACTGTTTGATGGTGGAGCAGAATTAAGAGCTATCAAAGTTAAAGCCACAAAACTACAGGAGAAGGCCGGAGAACTTAAATCCGCTCCTGGACTTAGTGGTGCTGGTGAAGTCAGTGCTGCAGCCGGAACACTAGCAGGTAAGGCCGGAACGCTTAACAGTGAAGCCAGCCAAATAAAGGGTGGTGATCTCGATGTACTTAAAACTGATGCCACAGCTCTAGCTTCAGCAGCCGGCAGTAGTGGCCTCCAACAGAAGGCATCCGAACTAGTCAGTCAATCTACTGATACCGGAAAGGCCATATCAGTAATAGATGCATTCGGCAAGGTCAAGGCCGCATACACCACACTATCTGCTGCAGCTaaagaaaaagaaaaagaagATGATGGAAAGGTCACAGCTGTTGATAGTGCCTGGGGCAATGTCAATACAGAATTAGAAAAACTTTGTAAGGCACTCATCAAACAATACGCGGATGAGGTGGGATCTAAGGCAGGTGCACTCCAAAGTAGTCCCAGTGTTGGTACTGCCCAAAAGTTCAAAGAAGCATATGACGAGTTTGGAAAGGTCTACAACGCAATACCTGATGAAAATGCTAAAACTGCTGTCCAGACTGAGTGGAACGATCTCAAAGGTGTCATCAGTGGTGAAATGAAGTGGTGGAAATTCTACTGGATCACAGCACCCTCCATAGTTACTCAGTGGTTAAACTTTCTAACctatgtaatattattgattatattttttactgTTGTAATAGGCCTTGAAAAAATCCCATCTCAAATGCCAAACAGGTGTTCTCCGACgatatataaaattgattatCCCTGTTcaacaatttaa
- a CDS encoding Tpr-related protein family member, putative (Tap821d03.p1c.C.cand.12 - score = 19.17;~SMART 1 transmembrane domain at aa 5-27;~1 probable transmembrane helix predicted for TA16600 by TMHMM2.0 at aa 5-27), producing the protein MVLVGMGLVYMIYPAIAPGMIVPFYLVDKIDMILLIATDVPPVIVALLKKYNYGPFVFLGNWGGNHNAFGPAESDPITQATLDLTDLTSGHTLTLQKSDGGAVQVVKYTVDSEQKSKITRIKQQTGTATINLTLTLTEVTLTLNGNTLKATGSITVTRNVTPSGGQKLETALTGSHTLEFTSSSTLTQGNLDSGGSNSVTIGPSSGATNSLNLTAADPGDNQSRPTKLNLTLKAGTKRDGDGGELPNESLTLDSGNNSLTLSGGIEGTLTYASASSGTLTANIINISFDPNDFHYRYRTQY; encoded by the coding sequence ATGGTTTTAGTTGGTATGGGTCTAGTATACATGATATACCCAGCTATTGCACCTGGTATGATCGTACCTTTTTATTTGGTTGATAAGATTGATATGATACTTCTGATAGCTACAGACGTTCCACCCGTGATTGTAGCTCTGCTAAagaaatataattatggaCCATTTGTATTCTTGGGTAATTGGGGTGGAAATCATAATGCGTTTGGCCCAGCTGAATCAGATCCTATCACTCAAGCAACCCTTGACCTCACAGACCTTACTAGTGGTCATACTCTTACACTCCAAAAAAGTGATGGTGGTGCTGTTCAAGTAGTCAAATATACTGTCGATAGTGAGCaaaaaagtaaaataaCTCGGATCAAACAGCAAACTGGTACGGCCACCATTAACCTCACTCTAACTCTCACCGAAGTTACCCTTACACTCAATGGTAATACTCTCAAAGCCACTGGTTCAATAACTGTTACCAGGAACGTCACACCTAGTGGTGGTCAAAAACTAGAAACGGCTCTCACCGGATCTCATACTCTAGAATTCACCAGCAGCAGCACTCTCACTCAAGGAAATCTTGATTCTGGTGGTTCTAATAGCGTAACTATTGGTCCCAGTAGTGGAGCTACCAATTCACTAAATCTCACTGCCGCCGATCCTGGCGACAATCAAAGTAGGCCTACCAAACTCAATCTAACCCTCAAGGCTGGTACCAAACGCGATGGCGATGGCGGTGAACTTCCTAATGAAAGTCTGACCCTAGACTCCGGCAACAATAGTCTCACCCTGTCAGGTGGTATAGAAGGAACCCTCACATACGCTAGTGCTAGTAGCGGTACTCTAACTGCCAACATCATTAATATCAGTTTTGATCCAAATGACTTTCATTATAGATATAGAACACAATACTAA
- a CDS encoding SfiI-subtelomeric fragment related protein family member, putative (Tap821d03.p1c.cand.100 - score = 179.37;~SMART 4 pfam:DUF529 (PF04385) at aa 171-317, E()=2.20e-38; 363-501, E()=2.30e-76; 566-704, E()=2.40e-75; 789-929, E()=2.40e-51), giving the protein MFNQVVKTFGTSCCWSTCCDGEVVIWETNDPQKYASKVFVDKSGHNMSIYLLNGRILHFGRSEEGNWQYSSNKIILDLDKTSSTIGYDFAHHGETRTFTAKPGYQFKTVMVSKTLSEDHIFWEAERDDEWSNMVTVYGVETSVKNINIFLNNNKVEHFHEVDGKWVTKTTIVLDIDKNTDNDLFEYRSTRNFGHFNPKPNLTIEKIVKKDLEIWTAKPDDHGLKAVLMGSGKDEKFLSILLQSGNFVLLRKCGKGQCWEDITKEKSDFSGIKMYSLEEGTSKYHELTKNDYDPIVFESRYGYEFKEGVKCVKITYNDKTMWNHTDDPEFGYLKGLYLDLPKDQFSVTNLRDQTKHLTKAVTTVALDIEKTQSTDLFYYSDKNGVITYAAKSGHVFNKVSQGTTDIWESINNVCGTLVRTMTSDGVKYLAILLDNNMFMLFHLENNTWKDITSTSHDVTKLKFIGENDLVLTSSDYRVTIVDLSFTYIFNDGVECRKVKLGDLEVWKDSDDPEFSSIMKFRFGLLSNNFYVLNSDNETKKLEFKPTPETAAVITTVSVTKPAEPTKVTADISKTESTSEFEYTDQNGVVTYTPKDDHVFTKVTKGSTDIWESKTNVFGTLVRTKVSKGVKFLVVLLTNNMFTVFQEDGGTWKDITSDRHDVKKLRFFGDNDAEITTSDYSVSIVDLSFTYIFKDGVKCKKVKFGDDEVWKHTDDSNFADIKSFSLGLSSNAFFVKNQSDQVKKIEKEAEEPEPTPVTPAPEEEAPEATPPATTPETQQETTPAEPTVTKVTLDIEKTQSTGQFDYTEHNGIVTYRVKPGHGFTKVTQGSWGIWEYKDLCGRLVRTKLFSNNERFLAIILYNNSFRLFRQSEEDTSWEDITSERLDVTKLRFLSHNDRGLRNIDLTVSFVDFFYSFNFRIISRCLKVKYGNQNLKTAAGTSATEGTLRGLAKTLHGNATSLAGAAQGDSAESNEALKQKAGENERTPGTLRKLARELHTAAKALADKVTGADSGAAQNLATAVGVTETASVIRQKLKELSDETDNSKLQSKATGVTCQYGQVSGAYTEVQGQNAASKYDGDKQPLYQAVDKAWEAFNDLYNADLKQLATNLKNAIGEVGAPGTLQQTLQLLGDHQDADSELTSKATAVRDAYQSSTATEGVKPKFTDLKEKESAYQAIASISPLYDAVVSAMTAFDNVYRPEELLKNVVGENDQAPSGPDGAKTLREALYQLGTAGAGDLPELVTAVKDKYSNFFGTGVKDRFHLVQAQADAYEQGNTIKSEKYKELLQSWTNFNDNYYKAVSYYKYYTIISDSSGKTKYVFHKPNDPKNGFGGWRPYPEHKANSGGSGCDSNEPLVHAWIWHFFDILIVTKIYLEIIFIYSLHYRDSNISRAIINQPKMSTFLSIVFYIYNESHLDQN; this is encoded by the exons ATGTTTAATCAGGTGGTTAAGACTTTTGGCACCAGCTGTTGTTGGTCCACTTGTTGTGATGGAGAGGTTGTGATCTGGGAAACGAACGATCCTCAAAAGTATGCCAGCAAGGTTTTCGTCGATAAAAGTGGACATAACATGAGCATATACCTGTTAAATGGCCGAATCTTGCATTTTGGAAGGTCAGAAGAAGGTAATTGGCAGTATTCttctaataaaataatactTGACCTAGATAAGACTTCCAGTACCATTGGTTATGACTTTGCCCATCATGGTGAAACTAGGACTTTCACTGCAAAACCTGGATACCAATTCAAAACCGTAATGGTCAGTAAAACACTTTCTGAAGATCATATTTTTTGGGAGGCAGAAAGGGATGATGAGTGGTCAAACATGGTCACTGTGTATGGTGTAGAAACAAGCGTTAAGAACATTAACATATTCCTCAACAATAATAAGGTTGAACACTTCCACGAGGTGGATGGTAAGTGGGTTACAAAAACCACCATTGTTCTTGATATTGACAAGAATACTGATAATGACCTATTTGAATATAGATCCACCAGAAACTTCGGTCATTTCAATCCTAAGCCCAATTTGACAATCGAGAAGATTGTAAAGAAAGATTTGGAGATTTGGACCGCCAAACCGGATGATCATGGTCTAAAGGCTGTACTCATGGGTTCCGGTAAGGATGAGAAATTCCTGTCCATACTACTACAGAGTGGTAATTTTGTACTTCTTAGGAAGTGTGGTAAAGGTCAGTGCTGGGAAGACATCACTAAGGAAAAGAGTGATTTCTCTGGTATCAAGATGTACTCCCTAGAAGAGGGTACATCCAAGTATCATGAGCTCACTAAGAATGATTATGATCCAATAGTATTCGAGTCAAGATATGGCTATGAGTTTAAAGAAGGTGTCAAGTGTGTTAAGATCACATACAATGATAAAACTATGTGGAACCACACTGATGATCCTGAGTTTGGATATCTGAAGGGTCTATATCTTGATCTTCCTAAAGACCAGTTCAGTGTCACAAATCTTAGAGATCAGACTAAGCATCTTACCAAGGCAGTCACCACTGTTGCACTGGATATTGAGAAGACTCAGAGTACAGATTTGTTTTACTACAGCGACAAGAATGGAGTTATTACTTATGCTGCTAAGTCTGGGCACGTATTCAACAAGGTATCTCAGGGTACCACAGATATTTGGGaatctattaataatgtcTGTGGTACGTTGGTCAGGACTATGACTAGCGATGGTGTTAAATACCTAGCCATATTActggataataatatgttcatGCTGTTCCATTTGGAGAATAATACTTGGAAGGATATCACTTCCACTAGCCATGATGTTACTAAACTTAAGTTCATCGGAGAGAATGATCTTGTGCTTACGTCCTCAGACTACAGGGTTACGATCGTCGATCTATCATTTACTTACATATTTAATGATGGAGTCGAATGTAGGAAGGTGAAGCTAGGAGATCTTGAGGTTTGGAAAGATAGTGACGATCCCGAGTTCTCATCGATCATGAAATTTCGATTTGGTCTTCTTTCTAACAATTTCTATGTCCTTAATAGTGATAATGAAACAAAGAAACTAGAATTCAAACCAACTCCTGAAACGGCAGCTGTAATAACTACAGTGTCTGTCACCAAACCAGCAGAACCAACGAAGGTCACAGCTGACATATCCAAGACTGAGAGTACCAGTGAGTTTGAATATACTGATCAGAATGGTGTCGTTACATACACTCCTAAAGATGACCATGTGTTCACTAAGGTAACTAAGGGAAGTACTGATATCTGGGAATCTAAAACTAATGTCTTTGGTACCTTGGTTAGGACTAAAGTTTCCAAGGGTGTTAAATTCCTTGTTGTCCTTCttacaaataatatgttcacAGTGTTCCAAGAAGATGGTGGCACGTGGAAGGATATAACATCTGATAGACATGATGTTAAGAAACTAAGGTTCTTCGGTGATAACGATGCTGAGATCACCACGTCTGATTACTCAGTTAGTATTGTCGATCTATCATTTACTTACATATTCAAAGATGGAGTCAAGTGTAAGAAGGTGAAGTTTGGAGATGATGAAGTTTGGAAACATACCGATGATTCTAACTTTGCGgatataaaatcattttcacTAGGACTTTCATCAAACGCATTCTTTGTTAAGAATCAGTCTGATCAAGTCAAGAAGATAGAAAAGGAGGCTGAGGAACCTGAGCCTACTCCTGTCACACCTGCTCCAGAAGAGGAGGCTCCTGAAGCTACTCCACCAGCTACTACTCCCGAGACTCAACAAGAGACTACTCCTGCTGAACCTACAGTCACTAAGGTTACTCTGGATATTGAGAAGACTCAAAGTACTGGTCAGTTTGACTATACTGAACACAATGGAATCGTCACTTACAGGGTTAAGCCTGGTCATGGATTCACTAAGGTTACTCAGGGTAGCTGGGGTATTTGGGAATACAAGGATCTTTGTGGCAGATTGGTTAGGACCAAACTATTCAGTAATAATGAAAGATTTTTGGCCATTATACTTTATAACAATTCTTTCAGGTTGTTCCGTCAGTCCGAAGAGGATACTAGTTGGGAGGATATCACTTCTGAGAGACTCGATGTCACAAAATTGAGGTTCCTAAGTCATAATGATCGTGGATTGAGGAATATTGACTTGACAGTTTCCTTTGTTGACTTCTTTTATAGCTTTAACTTTAGAATTATATCCAGGTGTCTCAAGGTTAAGTATGGCAATCAG AACCTTAAAACCGCAGCTGGTACAAGTGCTACCGAGGGAACACTCCGAGGACTAGCCAAAACACTACATGGTAATGCCACCTCACTAGCCGGTGCAGCTCAGGGTGATAGTGCTGAATCTAACGAGGCACTTAAACAAAAAGCTGGCGAAAATGAAAGAACACCTGGTACACTAAGGAAATTAGCCAGGGAACTACATACTGCAGCCAAAGCACTGGCAGATAAAGTTACTGGTGCTGATAGTGGAGCTGCCCAAAATCTTGCCACTGCTGTCGGTGTCACTGAAACTGCTTCAGTAATTCGACAGAAACTCAAAGAACTTTCTGATGAAACTGATAATAGTAAACTACAATCTAAGGCCACTGGTGTTACATGTCAATACGGCCAAGTCAGCGGTGCATACACTGAAGTTCAGGGACAAAATGCAGCAAGTAAATATGACGGTGATAAGCAACCTCTATATCAAGCAGTTGATAAGGCATGGGAAGCTTTCAATGATCTGTATAATGCTGATCTCAAACAACTTGCCACCAACCTCAAGAATGCTATCGGTGAAGTAGGCGCTCCTGGTACACTCCAACAGACCCTCCAATTACTCGGTGATCATCAAGATGCTGATTCTGAACTAACTAGTAAGGCCACGGCTGTTCGAGATGCATACCAAAGTAGCACAGCCACTGAAGGTGTCAAACCGAAATTCACCGATCTAAAGGAGAAAGAATCTGCCTATCAAGCTATTGCGTCTATTAGTCCTCTATACGATGCAGTTGTATCTGCAATGACAGCATTCGACAATGTGTATAGGCCTGAAGAACTACTCAAGAATGTTGTCGGAGAAAATGATCAGGCTCCTAGTGGTCCTGATGGTGCTAAGACTCTTCGGGAGGCGCTATATCAACTTGGTACTGCCGGTGCTGGTGATCTACCTGAGCTGGTCACTGCTGTCAAGGATAAGTACAGCAATTTCTTTGGTACCGGTGTCAAAGATAGATTCCACTTGGTTCAGGCGCAAGCTGATGCATACGAACAGGGCAACACTATTAAATCTGAGAAATACAAGGAACTTCTCCAGTCCTGGACCAATTTCAATGACAACTACTATAAGGCCGTATCTTACTACAAatactatactattatt TCAGACTCGTCAGGTAAAACCAAATACGTATTCCACAAACCTAACGATCCTAAAAATGGTTTTGGTGGATGGCGACCATACCCAGAACACAAAGCAAACTCAGGAGGATCAGGATGCGACTCCAATGAACCACTTGTTCATGCTTGGATCTGGCACTTCTTTGATATCCTTATCGttactaaaatttatcttgaaattatattcatttattctTTGCATTATAGAGACTCCAATATATCCCGTGCTATAATTAATCAGCCCAAGATGTCAACTTTCCTTAGTATTGTGTTCTATATCTATAATGAAAGTCATTTGGATCAAAACTGA